The following are from one region of the Quercus robur chromosome 1, dhQueRobu3.1, whole genome shotgun sequence genome:
- the LOC126728042 gene encoding auxin efflux carrier component 2-like, translating to MITGKDVYDVLAALVPLYVAMTLAYASVRWWKLFTPEQCAGINRFVAVFAIPFLSFKLIASNNPYKMHYQFIAADSLQKVVILVILFLWKIVSKKSSLEWTITLFSLSTLPNTLVMGIPLLKAMYGDFSASLMVQIVVFQGVAWNTLLLVMFEYRGAKILITEKFPKNAGSIASFQVDSDVVSLDGLEPLQADAEIREDGNLHVVVRKSSASSMPPRASNLSGVEIYSLQSFREQSTRAPSFNQADFSSRGYANGSQVGPLDDIFSLPSSRGVTPRTSLNFEDEMLKTGKIRRESSEHYKDQLHMFAWSPTASSPINYGTASSTDFGFIIENSEAEIEQGKTPSIGMDEVNGGKNHQMPPASVMTKLIFIMVWRKLIRNPNTYSSVLGIAWSLISPRFHIKMPSIISGSIWIISDTGLGMSMFALGLFMALQPKIIACGKSLAVFSMAVRFLAGPAVIALTSIAVGLRGVLLQVAIIQAALPQAIVSFVFAKEYNVHADILSTSVTFGMVVALPIAILYYVLLGL from the exons ATGATCACCGGCAAGGATGTTTATGATGTCCTTGCGGCACTTGTGCCATTGTATGTTGCTATGACATTAGCCTACGCCTCTGTAAGGTGGTGGAAACTCTTCACACCGGAACAGTGCGCGGGCATTAACAGGTTTGTTGCTGTCTTTGCTATTCCATTTCTTTCCTTCAAACTCATTGCTTCCAATAACCCTTACAAAATGCACTATCAATTCATCGCGGCTGACTCTCTACAAAAAGTAGTAATTCTTGTTATCCTCTTTCTGTGGAAAATCGTTAGCAAGAAAAGTAGCCTTGAGTGGACGAttactctcttttctctctctactcttcCAAACACTCTAGTCATGGGCATCCCCCTCCTGAAGGCCATGTATGGAGATTTCTCAGCCTCTCTAATGGTCCAAATTGTAGTATTTCAGGGTGTAGCGTGGAATACTCTCTTGCTCGTTATGTTTGAATACAGAGGAGCAAAGATTCTCATCACTGAGAAGTTCCCCAAGAATGCAGGGTCCATTGCTTCCTTCCAAGTTGACTCTGATGTTGTTTCATTAGATGGTCTTGAACCACTACAAGCTGATGCTGAGATCCGTGAGGATGGTAATCTTCATGTAGTGGTGAGGAAATCATCTGCATCTTCTATGCCTCCAAGAGCCTCTAACCTATCTGGTGTCGAGATATATTCACTACAATCATTCCGAGAACAATCAACAAGGGCTCCAAGCTTTAACCAAGCAGATTTTTCCTCCCGTGGATATGCAAATGGTTCTCAAGTTGGACCTCTTGATGATATTTTTTCCTTGCCATCTTCAAGAGGAGTGACACCAAGAACTTCTTTGAATTTTGAGGATGAGATGTTGAAAACTGGGAAGATAAGGAGAGAGAGTTCAGAGCATTATAAGGATCAGCTTCACATGTTTGCATGGAGCCCAACTGCATCATCTCCTATCAACTACGGAACTGCCAGCTCCACAGACTTTGGGTTCATAATCGAGAACTCAGAGGCTGAAATTGAACAGGGAAAAACTCCTTCAATAG GTATGGATGAAGTAAATGGCGGAAAGAACCACCAAATGCCTCCCGCAAGTGTCATGACAAAGCTCATATTCATCATGGTTTGGAGGAAGCTCATTAGAAACCCTAACACCTATTCAAGTGTTTTAGGCATTGCATGGTCTCTCATATCTCCCAG gTTTCACATCAAAATGCCGTCTATTATTAGTGGATCCATTTGGATAATATCTGATACTGGTCTGGGGATGTCTATGTTTGCTCTAG GTTTATTCATGGCTTTACAGCCAAAGATCATTGCTTGTGGGAAATCTTTGGCAGTATTCTCAATGGCTGTTCGGTTCCTGGCAGGCCCAGCAGTGATTGCTTTAACCTCTATAGCCGTTGGTCTTCGTGGAGTTCTATTGCAAGTTGCAATCATTCAG GCTGCCCTTCCACAAGCAATCGTTTCCTTTGTATTTGCCAAGGAGTACAATGTCCATGCAGACATACTTAGCACTTC GGTTACCTTTGGAATGGTGGTTGCCTTGCCCATAGCAATTCTCTACTATGTGCTTCTCGGCCTGTGA